From the Calditrichota bacterium genome, one window contains:
- the rpmC gene encoding 50S ribosomal protein L29, translating to MKMEEIKQLPVEELKLRLDEAVDELHNLRFQHATHQLDNPLKIRLLRKDIARLKTVLREYELGIRKPKQ from the coding sequence ATGAAGATGGAGGAAATCAAACAGCTGCCTGTCGAGGAGTTGAAGCTGCGCCTGGATGAGGCAGTGGATGAGCTGCACAACCTCCGTTTTCAGCACGCGACGCATCAGCTGGACAATCCTTTGAAGATCCGGCTGCTGCGCAAAGATATCGCGCGCCTGAAGACGGTGCTGCGCGAATATGAACTGGGTATCAGGAAGCCGAAGCAATAG
- the rpsQ gene encoding 30S ribosomal protein S17, translating to MENTQSAGPKVAQRGARKTKVGVVVSDKMNKSRVVAVTRRVKHPQYEKYVTRTSTFMCHDEANESHVGDKVLIMETRPLSRRKRWRLVEIIEKAK from the coding sequence ATGGAGAATACACAATCAGCGGGACCCAAAGTGGCACAGCGAGGTGCGCGCAAGACGAAGGTCGGGGTAGTGGTCTCCGACAAGATGAACAAGAGCCGCGTGGTGGCCGTCACCCGGCGGGTCAAGCACCCGCAGTACGAGAAGTACGTGACACGGACCTCTACCTTCATGTGCCACGACGAGGCAAACGAAAGCCATGTGGGCGACAAGGTGTTGATTATGGAAACTCGTCCCCTCAGCCGTCGCAAGCGTTGGCGGCTGGTGGAGATCATCGAGAAGGCGAAGTAG
- the rplN gene encoding 50S ribosomal protein L14, with product MIQTYTRLNVADNTGAKRVMCIRILGGSKRRYATVGDVIVVAVKSALPGGSVKKGDLSKAVVVRTKKETRRPDGSYIRFDENAAVLINDAGEPKGTRIFGPVARELREKQFLKIVSLASEVL from the coding sequence ATGATCCAGACCTACACACGACTCAATGTTGCCGACAACACCGGCGCCAAGCGCGTCATGTGTATCCGAATCCTGGGGGGCAGCAAGCGTCGCTATGCGACGGTGGGTGACGTGATCGTCGTTGCCGTGAAGTCGGCGCTGCCCGGCGGGAGCGTGAAGAAGGGCGACCTGAGCAAGGCGGTCGTCGTGCGCACCAAGAAGGAGACGCGCCGCCCGGATGGCTCGTACATCCGCTTCGACGAGAACGCAGCCGTGCTCATCAACGATGCGGGTGAGCCCAAAGGGACGCGTATCTTCGGCCCGGTGGCCCGCGAGCTGCGCGAGAAGCAGTTCCTCAAAATCGTATCCTTAGCATCCGAAGTGCTGTGA
- a CDS encoding 50S ribosomal protein L24, whose product MNVRKDDMVMVISGDDRGKRGRVLKVFPEKNRVIVEGVNFIKRHTRPSQQNPQGGIVEKEAPIHASNVMVICPKCNETTKVGVKVISDSRTGRATRVRYCKSCGEMLVKSS is encoded by the coding sequence ATGAACGTACGAAAAGATGACATGGTGATGGTAATCTCCGGAGACGACCGCGGCAAGCGGGGCCGGGTGTTGAAAGTATTCCCGGAAAAGAACCGCGTCATCGTCGAGGGGGTCAACTTTATCAAGCGCCACACCAGACCGTCGCAGCAGAACCCCCAGGGTGGCATAGTTGAGAAGGAGGCCCCGATTCATGCCTCCAATGTCATGGTCATCTGCCCCAAGTGTAACGAGACGACAAAGGTGGGCGTGAAGGTCATTAGCGACAGCCGTACCGGCCGTGCAACCCGCGTGCGCTACTGCAAAAGCTGCGGCGAGATGTTGGTGAAAAGCTCATAG
- the rplE gene encoding 50S ribosomal protein L5: MDYKPRLLEQYRAEIVPYLMKRFGYKNVMQVPRLEKIVLNMGVGDALENRKLLDMAMDEMAVIAGQRPAISRARKAISNFKLRAGNPIGCHVTLRGWRMYEFLDRLISIALPRVRDFRGLSDRSFDGRGNYSLGIKEQIIFPEINYDKVEKIRGMDVTIVTTAKTDEEAYELLAAFGMPFMRRESA, from the coding sequence ATGGACTATAAACCGAGACTCTTGGAACAGTATCGCGCTGAGATCGTGCCCTACTTGATGAAGCGCTTCGGCTACAAGAATGTCATGCAGGTGCCACGCCTGGAGAAGATTGTCCTCAACATGGGCGTGGGCGATGCACTGGAAAATCGTAAGCTGCTGGACATGGCCATGGACGAGATGGCGGTCATTGCCGGACAGCGGCCGGCCATCAGTAGGGCGCGCAAGGCGATTTCTAACTTCAAGCTGCGCGCCGGCAACCCCATCGGCTGTCATGTGACCCTACGCGGGTGGCGCATGTATGAGTTCCTCGATCGCTTGATCAGCATTGCCCTACCGCGGGTGCGTGACTTCCGTGGCCTGTCGGACCGTTCGTTTGATGGACGGGGCAACTACTCCTTGGGGATCAAGGAACAGATCATTTTCCCGGAGATCAACTATGACAAGGTAGAGAAGATCCGGGGCATGGATGTTACCATTGTGACCACCGCAAAGACCGACGAGGAGGCTTACGAGCTTCTCGCGGCATTTGGCATGCCATTTATGCGCAGAGAAAGCGCGTGA
- a CDS encoding type Z 30S ribosomal protein S14, with the protein MARTSCIAKMKKPQKFAVRHRNRCTRCGRPRGYLRKFGLCRICFRELAGQGMIPGVIKSSW; encoded by the coding sequence TTGGCAAGGACATCCTGCATCGCGAAGATGAAGAAGCCACAGAAGTTTGCCGTACGCCACCGCAATCGCTGCACCCGCTGTGGGCGGCCGCGTGGATATTTGCGGAAGTTTGGCTTGTGTCGCATCTGCTTCCGGGAGCTTGCCGGGCAAGGCATGATCCCGGGTGTGATCAAGTCCAGCTGGTGA
- the rpsH gene encoding 30S ribosomal protein S8 has translation MSMTDPIADYLTRIRNALRAGHKKVDIPASRLKTDITRILQEQHYIHSFVLVEDGKQGMLRIYLRYDENEEPVISGLERVSKPGQRKYVGVDEIPRVLNNLGIAILSTPKGVMTGQQARKAGVGGEVLCYVW, from the coding sequence ATGTCAATGACCGATCCCATCGCTGACTATTTGACCAGGATCCGCAATGCGCTGCGTGCCGGTCACAAGAAGGTGGACATCCCGGCTTCGCGTCTGAAGACCGACATCACCCGCATCTTGCAGGAACAGCACTACATCCACAGCTTTGTGCTGGTGGAAGACGGCAAGCAGGGAATGCTGCGGATTTACCTGCGGTACGACGAGAACGAGGAGCCGGTGATCTCCGGCCTGGAGCGCGTCAGCAAACCAGGGCAGCGAAAGTATGTGGGCGTGGACGAGATCCCGCGGGTCCTCAACAACTTGGGCATCGCCATTTTGTCGACGCCGAAGGGGGTGATGACTGGTCAGCAGGCGCGCAAGGCGGGCGTCGGTGGCGAGGTCTTGTGCTACGTATGGTGA